CGTAAAGTACATGTCCTGCATAGTCGATGTATCGTAGATGGACATAGCGCCACTCATCCTTTCAGCAGCTCTGCCGCCGCCGAGGCAAGGAGCTGCGCCTCGAGCGTCATCGCATGCTCGTCAAAGTCAAAGTAATTGTTGTGGTTGACCGCCGCGAGAGAACCGCCGATGATCAGATACACCGCCTGGCCGCCGCGCTTCTGCACGCGCTCCATGAAATAGGAGCAGTCCTCGCTGCCGCCGATGTCGTGCATCGTGCCGAGCTCGTCAAAGATGTCGAGACGCTCCGCAATTGTCCGAATCCGCTCGGACAGCTCCGGCGAATTATTGCCGCTTGCCGCGCCGCCCGTGCGCGTGATCTGCACAGAGACGCCCTGCATCTCCGCGGCACCGCGCAGGATGTGCTCGGCGCGGTCGAACATCTCCTCGTCGATCTCCGTCGTCGCGCCGCGCGTTTCGACCTCGAGGTGCGCGCGGTCGGGGATGACGTTCCTGCCGGAGCCGGCGTTGAGCACGCCGACATTGATCCGCGTGCTGCCCTTGCTGTTTCGCGTGATCGCCTGCAGGTTCAGCGCTGCCGTCGCCGCCGCCATAAGCGCGTTTCGCCCGACCTCCGGAGCTCCGGCGGCATGCGCCGCCACGCCCGTGAAATCCGCGTCGAATTTGCTCGTCGCCAGAAAGCCCGTGACGTCATAGCCGAGATAGCCCACCTTCGGCATCATGAGATGCGCGCCCAGCAGATAGTCCGCATCGTCGACGACGCCCTTTGCCGCCATCGCCCGCGCGCCGCGCACACCCTCCTCCGCCGGCTGAAAGATGAACTTCACCCGCCCGCACAGCTCCTCGCGCAGTCCGGCTAAGATCTCCGCAATGGCGAGGCCTGCCGTCGTGTGCCCGTCGTGCCCGCACGCGTGCATGCAGCCGGGATGAACGGAGGCGAAGCCCTCCCGATAGGGGCGGTGCGCGTCGTCCGCCGCCTCCGTGACATCGTTGCAGTCCATGTCAAAGCGGAGCGCCACGATCTTGCCGGGTCTGCCGAAGTCCATCGTGCCGACAACCCCCGTATAGCCGCCCTTCATCGCCTCGACGAGCACAGCATCCGCTCCCTCGCGTACGGCGCGCTCCATGTGCTCCTGCAGAGCTTCCGCAGACGGCACGCCCATGCGTTCGCTGTCCTCCATCACGTCCTTGCCGAACTGCACATCGTATCCCAGCTCGCGCAGCTGCCGAATGACGATCGACGCCGTGCGGAACTCCGTCCAGCCCGTCTCCGGATGGCGGTGCAGATCCCTGCGGCGCTCCGCCATTTTTTCCGCGAGGCTATTTGCCGAAGCGGCAATTTTCTCATCTATATTCATCATAATTCCTCCCCACATAAAAGCTTCGCATCTTAATGGACTTCAGCGATGCGGCGCCGGCTTTACATCCGGCGGAATCGGGCACACGTATTCCAGCCCCTGCATGCGCTCCTTGAACTCGTCGCGAATCTCCCGCACGAGCTCCGGCTTCTGCATGAGCTCCACGGCGGCAAGCGCCATGACCTTTCCCGCGAGCAGCAGCCCCTTGTGGCAGAGCGGCGACTTCCCCTGCGCGACCTGCTGCCACGAATGGTTCGGCGTATTGTTCGCGTAGCAGGTCGTGAGCACCTGCACCACCGGCACATTCCAGCTCACGTCGCCGACGTCTGTGCTCGCCGAAACGGGTGATGCCACGGGCGTGTACGGATAGATTGTATCCATGATGAGCTTCCCGTCAATCTGACGATAGAGCTCCGCGCTCTTTTCCGGCCCGTAGATCATCTCGAGCATGTCCTTGCTGTACGTCCGGTCACTGCCCTCCAAAGAGTCCACGATCTCCTGCGCGAACTTCATATCGTCATCATCCACAGGCTCCGGCCCGAGCTCCACCATCTTGTCGTGGCAGAGCTTCTCGAGCGTGCGGTTCGGAATGATATTCGAGCTGCCGCGGTCAAAGACGATCTCGAGCTCCGTCTCCGTCATCAGCGCCGCCCCCTTCGCGATCTTGACGATGCGCTGATAGATATCGTTTGCCTGCGGCAGCTGCGGCGTGCGGATCTGATAGAGGACCGCCGCCTCCGACTGAACGACATTCGGCGAGAGTCCGCCGCTGTCCGTGATGGCATAGTGGATGCGCGCCTCCTGGATGACATGCTCGCGCAGGAAGTTCGCGCCCACGTTCATCAGCTCCACCGCATCCAGCGCGCTTCGTCCGAGGTGCGGGCAAGCGCCGGCGTGCGCGCTCTTACCGTGGAATTTGAAGCAGACCTGCAGCGTCGCGAGGAAATTGTACCCCGTGATGCTGTTCTCAAAGCTCGGATGGCAGGTCAACGCGACATCCACATCGCCGAAAAGCCCCGCACGCGCCATATACGCCTTGCCGGAACCGCTCTCCTCGCCCGGGCAGCCGTAATAGCGGACCGTGCCCGGCAGGTTGTGCTCCTTCATATAGTCCTTCACGGCAACGGCCGCCGCGAGTGCGGATGCGCCGAGGACATTGTGCCCGCAGCCATGCCCCTTCCCGCCGTCGACG
This portion of the Selenomonas sp. TAMA-11512 genome encodes:
- a CDS encoding amidohydrolase, with the translated sequence MMNIDEKIAASANSLAEKMAERRRDLHRHPETGWTEFRTASIVIRQLRELGYDVQFGKDVMEDSERMGVPSAEALQEHMERAVREGADAVLVEAMKGGYTGVVGTMDFGRPGKIVALRFDMDCNDVTEAADDAHRPYREGFASVHPGCMHACGHDGHTTAGLAIAEILAGLREELCGRVKFIFQPAEEGVRGARAMAAKGVVDDADYLLGAHLMMPKVGYLGYDVTGFLATSKFDADFTGVAAHAAGAPEVGRNALMAAATAALNLQAITRNSKGSTRINVGVLNAGSGRNVIPDRAHLEVETRGATTEIDEEMFDRAEHILRGAAEMQGVSVQITRTGGAASGNNSPELSERIRTIAERLDIFDELGTMHDIGGSEDCSYFMERVQKRGGQAVYLIIGGSLAAVNHNNYFDFDEHAMTLEAQLLASAAAELLKG
- a CDS encoding M20 family metallopeptidase gives rise to the protein MQLKDEIKHLVESKKSIFTNVSDEIWGFAETRFEEFRSAELLERVLEEEGFSVKKNLADMETAFIGEYGSGKPVIGILGEYDALYGLSQEAGIARKKPVVDGGKGHGCGHNVLGASALAAAVAVKDYMKEHNLPGTVRYYGCPGEESGSGKAYMARAGLFGDVDVALTCHPSFENSITGYNFLATLQVCFKFHGKSAHAGACPHLGRSALDAVELMNVGANFLREHVIQEARIHYAITDSGGLSPNVVQSEAAVLYQIRTPQLPQANDIYQRIVKIAKGAALMTETELEIVFDRGSSNIIPNRTLEKLCHDKMVELGPEPVDDDDMKFAQEIVDSLEGSDRTYSKDMLEMIYGPEKSAELYRQIDGKLIMDTIYPYTPVASPVSASTDVGDVSWNVPVVQVLTTCYANNTPNHSWQQVAQGKSPLCHKGLLLAGKVMALAAVELMQKPELVREIRDEFKERMQGLEYVCPIPPDVKPAPHR